The proteins below are encoded in one region of Acidobacteriota bacterium:
- a CDS encoding lytic transglycosylase domain-containing protein produces the protein MTHRGRRIPLALPVVLALAFAAGPEELLAGAGRDPIGPPYQRLIERVARRHGLDPRLLAALVEEESAREPGAVSRAGAVGLAQLMPETARRFGVADPSDPEENLEGGARYLRWLLDRYAGDVVRALAAYNAGEGAVDRFGGVPPYPETRRFVRQVLRRAGLAAGRRRAPAAARLLRAPDGTPVITNAPGE, from the coding sequence ATGACCCACCGTGGCCGCCGGATTCCGCTCGCCCTTCCGGTCGTCCTGGCGCTCGCCTTCGCGGCCGGGCCGGAAGAGCTCCTCGCGGGAGCGGGACGGGACCCGATCGGCCCCCCCTACCAGCGGCTCATCGAGCGGGTGGCCCGGCGGCACGGCCTCGACCCGCGGCTTCTCGCCGCCCTGGTCGAAGAGGAGTCGGCCCGGGAACCGGGGGCGGTGAGCCGGGCGGGCGCCGTCGGGCTCGCCCAGCTCATGCCCGAGACCGCCCGGCGGTTCGGGGTGGCCGACCCCTCCGATCCCGAGGAGAACCTGGAGGGGGGAGCGCGCTACCTCCGGTGGCTCCTCGACCGGTACGCCGGAGACGTGGTCCGGGCGCTGGCGGCCTACAACGCCGGGGAGGGGGCGGTCGACCGGTTCGGCGGCGTCCCGCCCTATCCCGAGACGCGGCGCTTCGTCCGGCAAGTGCTCCGGCGGGCCGGGCTGGCCGCGGGCCGGAGGCGGGCCCCCGCCGCGGCCCGGCTGCTCAGGGCGCCGGACGGGACGCCGGTCATCACCAACGCGCCGGGGGAGTGA